A window from Mesorhizobium sp. WSM2240 encodes these proteins:
- a CDS encoding PRC-barrel domain-containing protein: MTDTTDTVDKYWDRRAQSFVGRCSSQATKGKKMMWRASDLKGCAIRAADGSIGSIVDLLFQEQDWTIRWAVVDTGTWIPGRQVLLPPSVLGPLDRIHREIPVNLTREQVKGSPGVETDEPVSRRMEADVYSYYGWDPYWGGGVGYAPVSQPVGAAGVVPPPAGPRYPRPVAPDAEGQEQQGDPNLRSIDEVTGYYIKATDGDIGHVEDFVVDEENWRVRYLVVDTKNWWPGKKVLVSPDWVQDISWSEQNAFVALTREKVKNSPEYHPESAVDRDYEQQLYGHYGYPIYWGAGTV, encoded by the coding sequence ATGACCGATACGACCGACACGGTGGATAAGTACTGGGACCGGAGGGCGCAAAGCTTCGTCGGACGTTGTTCGTCCCAAGCGACGAAAGGAAAGAAAATGATGTGGCGGGCTTCTGACCTGAAGGGATGCGCAATCCGAGCGGCCGACGGATCAATCGGCAGCATAGTCGACCTACTGTTTCAGGAGCAGGACTGGACCATCCGATGGGCGGTGGTGGACACCGGCACCTGGATTCCGGGGCGACAGGTTCTTCTGCCGCCCTCCGTTCTAGGACCGCTCGACAGAATTCATCGCGAAATTCCGGTGAACCTTACGCGTGAACAGGTCAAAGGCAGTCCGGGTGTCGAGACCGACGAGCCCGTGTCCCGACGGATGGAGGCGGACGTCTACTCCTACTATGGCTGGGATCCGTATTGGGGCGGTGGTGTAGGCTACGCGCCGGTTTCCCAGCCAGTTGGCGCTGCGGGCGTAGTGCCACCCCCCGCGGGCCCCAGATATCCCCGTCCAGTGGCGCCTGACGCTGAGGGCCAAGAGCAGCAAGGTGATCCGAACCTGCGCAGCATTGATGAGGTCACGGGGTACTACATCAAGGCCACCGACGGCGACATCGGACACGTCGAGGATTTCGTGGTGGACGAGGAAAACTGGCGCGTTCGCTATTTGGTGGTCGACACCAAGAACTGGTGGCCCGGAAAGAAGGTGCTGGTGTCGCCGGACTGGGTCCAGGATATTTCGTGGAGCGAACAGAACGCGTTCGTCGCTCTGACGCGTGAGAAGGTCAAAAATAGCCCCGAATACCACCCGGAGAGCGCTGTTGACCGCGATTACGAACAACAACTGTACGGACACTATGGCTACCCCATCTATTGGGGAGCCGGCACGGTGTAA
- a CDS encoding CAP domain-containing protein, with protein sequence MLDRTNDIMRYSLQASAQIGLLALSLALTPHLACAAETGDLEALRAEALSLVNEARDESGLEPLELQKILNEAAQAHAEDMLQRNYYAHVSPEGETVKDRYRDSGGSRWKLVAENIAMCSGCSSPPSLERVRSFHEGWMGSLAHRENILTEGLDGFGFGIAGEDRNVYAVQTFAGPGMPIDLKPGEETVALQADELAQRLARILNREREREGLAPVKASEALSQLANKLLPERSDEKLIADPGNLFGLLPQSQAGDWTTLNVLAAGCGGCGTAPTAADLRYFADQWLDNPNNRQTLLADAASHIGLAMHANGEGRKIAIAVVGRQR encoded by the coding sequence ATGCTTGATCGTACTAACGACATAATGCGATATTCGCTCCAGGCTTCCGCCCAAATCGGTTTGCTAGCATTGTCCCTGGCGCTCACGCCGCATCTGGCATGCGCCGCCGAGACAGGTGATCTGGAGGCCTTACGCGCCGAAGCGTTGTCTCTCGTCAACGAAGCACGCGACGAGAGCGGCTTGGAACCGCTGGAACTGCAGAAGATCCTAAATGAGGCCGCGCAGGCCCATGCGGAGGACATGCTCCAGAGAAATTACTACGCGCATGTCTCGCCAGAGGGGGAAACAGTAAAGGACCGATATCGCGACAGCGGAGGCAGCCGCTGGAAACTGGTCGCTGAGAATATTGCAATGTGCAGCGGCTGCTCGTCGCCACCGTCCCTCGAGCGGGTGCGCAGCTTTCATGAGGGCTGGATGGGCAGCCTTGCCCATCGCGAAAACATCCTGACCGAGGGCTTGGACGGTTTCGGCTTCGGCATCGCTGGCGAAGACAGAAATGTCTATGCCGTGCAGACATTTGCAGGGCCTGGTATGCCGATCGACCTGAAGCCGGGAGAGGAGACGGTGGCGCTGCAGGCCGACGAGTTGGCTCAACGGTTGGCGCGGATCCTTAATCGCGAGCGGGAGCGGGAGGGCCTTGCGCCAGTGAAGGCGAGCGAGGCCCTTAGCCAACTGGCGAACAAACTGTTGCCGGAGAGATCCGACGAGAAGTTGATCGCGGATCCAGGCAATCTGTTTGGCCTGCTGCCACAAAGCCAAGCAGGAGATTGGACGACGCTCAACGTGCTGGCTGCGGGATGCGGTGGCTGCGGAACGGCGCCGACCGCGGCAGACCTCCGCTACTTCGCCGATCAGTGGCTTGACAACCCGAACAATCGCCAGACGCTGCTAGCCGATGCGGCCAGTCATATCGGGCTGGCAATGCACGCAAATGGAGAAGGGCGCAAAATTGCCATAGCAGTTGTTGGGCGGCAACGTTGA
- a CDS encoding permease: MEQILEAFYTAGGMLWKALWALIFGYLISAGIQVLVTREQMAELLGERGAEQAGLASFFGFISSSCSFAALAASRSVFVKGAHPANALAFLIASTNLVIELGIVLWVLVGWRFTVGNILLGLLMVLYAYGLTSLWFPYRLAEHAKAHAEEAQREEGLDAGQGTEGSWRDKLTSREGWVHIAHAFFMEWKMVWKEILFGFSVAGFIAVLVPQSFWDALFLISGEQGQIARPGFLQVLENALVAPVVAFFTFIGSMGNVPLAAMLWAKGASFGGVMAFLGADLLAATVIYIHAKYYGWRYALYISALLYVCMVAAGITVHYAFALIGQLPVQRPAIEEMVRFAVDHTLFLNVVFLAVAAVLLWLYFQDSGSDAPGQMKDRKPSATAK, from the coding sequence ATGGAACAGATTTTAGAAGCATTCTACACGGCCGGAGGTATGCTATGGAAAGCGCTCTGGGCGTTGATATTCGGCTATCTCATTTCAGCCGGGATTCAGGTTCTCGTCACTCGGGAGCAGATGGCCGAACTGCTGGGCGAACGGGGCGCTGAGCAGGCGGGCCTGGCAAGCTTCTTCGGCTTTATCTCCTCATCCTGTTCGTTTGCGGCTCTTGCTGCCTCCCGCTCCGTCTTCGTCAAAGGCGCACACCCGGCAAACGCGCTTGCGTTTCTCATCGCGTCGACAAATCTCGTCATCGAGCTTGGCATCGTCCTGTGGGTGCTTGTCGGCTGGCGGTTCACCGTAGGGAACATCTTGCTCGGCCTTCTCATGGTCCTCTACGCTTATGGCCTGACCAGCTTGTGGTTCCCGTACCGGCTTGCCGAACACGCGAAGGCACATGCAGAAGAAGCCCAACGGGAGGAAGGTCTGGACGCCGGCCAGGGCACAGAAGGATCTTGGCGGGACAAGCTCACCTCTCGCGAGGGCTGGGTCCATATCGCGCATGCCTTCTTCATGGAGTGGAAGATGGTATGGAAAGAGATCCTGTTCGGCTTCTCTGTGGCGGGCTTCATAGCGGTCCTCGTCCCTCAGTCATTTTGGGACGCGCTGTTCCTTATCTCCGGCGAGCAGGGGCAGATAGCCAGGCCAGGGTTCCTGCAAGTGCTCGAGAATGCGCTTGTCGCGCCTGTCGTGGCGTTTTTCACTTTCATCGGCTCCATGGGGAACGTTCCGCTCGCGGCGATGCTTTGGGCAAAAGGAGCATCGTTTGGAGGAGTAATGGCTTTTCTCGGAGCGGACCTCCTGGCCGCGACCGTTATCTATATCCACGCCAAATATTATGGCTGGAGATATGCCCTCTACATCTCGGCACTGCTGTACGTATGCATGGTGGCGGCCGGGATTACGGTTCATTATGCATTTGCTCTCATCGGGCAGTTACCGGTCCAGCGGCCCGCGATTGAGGAGATGGTGCGTTTTGCCGTTGACCACACGCTGTTCCTGAATGTCGTATTCCTCGCTGTTGCCGCGGTGCTCCTGTGGCTATATTTCCAGGATAGCGGAAGCGACGCGCCAGGGCAGATGAAGGATCGGAAGCCCTCGGCAACTGCCAAATGA
- the cckA gene encoding cell cycle histidine kinase CckA → MAKDTRGDFYPVPIVDQNTRPSAIARLIVFIVVLTGAAIVFGLFRESLGDPFLLGMLGVLAMIGVGYLFATAIGFIQIAPRSTTDELSKAFVDSMSQGLLVTDTKGRVIYANRAYADMTGATAAADLKTVESLLSDVQEASPTIYRLASGLRDGQAGDGEFRLPQAIRPGSEPGARWYRARARTFKVPGQRVPLFAWQLADISKERAEQERFFLDLQQAIDHLDHAPAGFFSADQDGRVTYINATLAEWLGIDLASFTPGATTLQEIVAGDGMALIRSVKADPGTTRNAVIDLDLATAAGEVLPVRFMHRVSASREGLNGPTRTIVLNRTQGEDSSADLRASEVRFTRFFNSTPMAIAGVDSSGRIVRTNAPFLSLFSSVVDRDAVDRRVRLDTVIHERDRAAFAAALEKARQRQADIAPIDTVLPNNEERHIRFYVNAVADGTGGEGAEEAAIVYAVETTEQKAMEGQMAQSQKMQAVGQLAGGIAHDFNNVLTAIIMASDLLLTNHRPSDPSFPDIMNIKQNANRAASLVRQLLAFSRKQTLRPEVLNLTDVLADLRMLLARLVGNTIKLKVDHGRDLWPVKVDIGQFEQVVVNLAVNARDAMPDGGELTVRTMNVAAAECQKFGYRELTAADYVLVEVEDTGSGIAPDVLKKIFEPFFTTKEVGKGTGLGLSMVYGIIKQTGGFIFCDSEVGKGSVFRIFLPRHVPGAKPVVEDEAIPVAEGDAKAGEVAAAAAKLSDAARDLSGSATVLLVEDEDAVRMGGMRALTSRGYTVHEASSGVEALEVYHSLGGQVDIVVSDVVMPEMDGPTLLGELRKIRPDIKFIFVSGYAEDAFAKNLPADAKFGFLPKPFSLKQLATVVKEVLER, encoded by the coding sequence ATGGCCAAGGACACGCGCGGCGATTTTTATCCGGTGCCTATTGTCGATCAGAATACGCGCCCCAGCGCGATAGCGCGGCTTATCGTCTTCATCGTCGTCCTGACGGGCGCTGCGATTGTTTTCGGCCTTTTCCGCGAGAGTCTCGGCGATCCGTTCCTGCTCGGCATGCTTGGCGTGCTCGCGATGATCGGCGTCGGCTATCTCTTCGCGACCGCGATCGGCTTCATCCAGATCGCGCCGCGCTCGACCACGGACGAACTGTCGAAGGCGTTTGTCGATTCGATGTCGCAGGGTCTGCTGGTCACCGACACCAAGGGTAGGGTGATCTACGCCAATCGCGCCTATGCCGACATGACCGGGGCCACCGCCGCGGCCGACTTGAAGACGGTCGAGAGCCTGCTTTCGGATGTTCAGGAGGCTTCGCCGACGATCTACCGGCTGGCGTCCGGCCTCCGCGACGGCCAGGCCGGCGACGGTGAGTTCCGTCTTCCCCAGGCAATCAGGCCGGGTTCGGAGCCCGGCGCGCGCTGGTACAGGGCGCGTGCGCGAACCTTCAAGGTCCCGGGCCAGCGCGTGCCGCTGTTTGCCTGGCAGCTCGCCGACATTTCGAAGGAGCGCGCAGAGCAGGAGCGGTTCTTCCTCGACCTGCAGCAGGCGATCGACCATCTCGACCATGCGCCCGCCGGCTTCTTCTCCGCCGACCAGGACGGCCGCGTCACCTATATAAACGCCACGCTGGCCGAGTGGCTGGGCATCGATCTCGCCAGCTTCACGCCGGGCGCAACCACTCTGCAGGAAATCGTTGCGGGCGACGGCATGGCGCTCATCCGCTCGGTCAAGGCCGATCCCGGTACGACCCGCAACGCCGTCATCGATCTCGATCTTGCGACCGCCGCCGGCGAAGTCCTGCCGGTGCGTTTCATGCACCGCGTTTCTGCGAGCCGCGAGGGACTGAACGGGCCAACCCGCACGATCGTGCTCAACCGCACCCAGGGCGAGGATTCTTCCGCCGATCTCAGGGCTTCCGAGGTTCGGTTCACGCGTTTCTTCAATTCCACGCCGATGGCGATCGCCGGCGTCGATTCGTCCGGCCGCATCGTGCGCACCAATGCACCCTTCCTGTCGCTGTTCTCCAGCGTCGTCGATCGTGACGCGGTCGATCGCCGCGTGCGCCTCGACACGGTGATCCACGAGCGCGACCGCGCCGCCTTTGCGGCGGCGCTGGAAAAGGCCCGGCAGCGCCAGGCCGATATCGCGCCTATCGACACCGTGCTGCCTAACAATGAGGAGCGCCATATCCGCTTCTACGTCAATGCGGTGGCTGACGGCACAGGCGGCGAGGGCGCCGAGGAGGCCGCGATTGTTTATGCCGTGGAGACCACCGAGCAGAAGGCCATGGAAGGCCAGATGGCCCAAAGCCAGAAGATGCAGGCGGTCGGCCAGCTTGCCGGCGGCATCGCGCACGACTTCAACAATGTGCTGACCGCCATCATCATGGCGTCGGATCTGCTTCTGACCAATCACCGTCCGTCGGACCCGTCCTTCCCCGACATCATGAACATCAAGCAGAATGCCAACCGCGCCGCCTCGCTGGTCAGGCAGCTTCTGGCGTTCTCGCGCAAGCAGACGCTGCGGCCGGAAGTCCTCAACCTTACCGACGTGCTCGCCGATCTCCGGATGCTTCTGGCGCGGCTTGTCGGCAACACCATCAAGCTCAAGGTCGATCACGGCCGCGATCTCTGGCCCGTCAAGGTCGATATCGGCCAGTTCGAGCAGGTCGTGGTCAATCTCGCGGTCAATGCTCGCGACGCCATGCCCGACGGCGGCGAACTGACGGTGCGGACAATGAACGTCGCCGCCGCCGAGTGCCAGAAGTTCGGTTACCGCGAGCTCACCGCGGCCGATTACGTGCTGGTCGAGGTGGAGGACACCGGCAGCGGCATCGCGCCCGACGTGCTCAAGAAGATTTTCGAGCCGTTCTTCACCACCAAGGAGGTGGGCAAGGGTACCGGACTGGGCCTTTCGATGGTCTATGGCATCATCAAGCAGACCGGCGGTTTCATCTTCTGCGATTCGGAAGTCGGCAAGGGCTCGGTGTTCCGCATCTTCCTGCCGCGCCATGTGCCGGGCGCCAAACCTGTCGTCGAGGACGAAGCCATACCCGTGGCCGAAGGCGACGCGAAGGCCGGCGAAGTCGCTGCCGCCGCGGCCAAGCTTTCGGATGCGGCGCGCGACCTGTCTGGTTCGGCCACCGTACTTCTGGTCGAGGACGAGGACGCGGTGCGCATGGGCGGCATGCGCGCGCTTACCTCTCGCGGCTATACCGTCCACGAGGCGTCGTCCGGCGTCGAGGCTCTGGAGGTCTATCATTCGCTGGGCGGTCAGGTAGACATCGTCGTGTCGGACGTGGTCATGCCGGAAATGGACGGGCCAACGCTGCTCGGCGAATTGCGCAAGATCAGGCCCGACATAAAGTTCATCTTCGTTTCCGGCTATGCGGAGGATGCGTTCGCAAAAAACCTGCCGGCCGACGCCAAATTCGGCTTTCTGCCGAAGCCGTTCTCGCTGAAGCAGTTGGCGACGGTGGTGAAGGAAGTGCTGGAGAGATGA